A genomic region of Capra hircus breed San Clemente chromosome 19, ASM170441v1, whole genome shotgun sequence contains the following coding sequences:
- the TCAP gene encoding telethonin (The RefSeq protein has 1 substitution compared to this genomic sequence) has product MAASELSCQLSEENCERREAFWAEWKDLTLSTRPEEGCSLHEEDAQRHETYHRQGQCQALVQRSPWLVMRMGILGRGLQEYQLPYQRVLPLPIFTPAKVGATKEEREETPIQLQELLALETALGGQCVDRQDVAEITKQLPPVVPVSKPGTLRRSLSRSMSQEAQRG; this is encoded by the exons ATGGCCACTTCAGAGCTGAGCTGCCAGCTGTCGGAGGAGAACTGTGAGCGCCGAGAGGCCTTCTGGGCGGAGTGGAAGGATCTGACGCTGTCCACAAGGCCTGAGGAGGG TTGCTCCCTGCATGAGGAGGATGCCCAGCGCCATGAGACCTACCACCGGCAGGGGCAGTGCCAGGCGCTGGTGCAGCGTTCCCCCTGGCTGGTGATGCGGATGGGCATCCTCGGCCGTGGGCTGCAGGAATACCAGCTGCCCTACCAGCGGGTGCTGCCTCTGCCCATCTTCACTCCCGCCAAGGTGGGCGCCACCAAGGAGGAGCGCGAGGAGACACCCAtccagctgcaggagctgctggcACTGGAAACAGCCCTGGGAGGCCAGTGTGTGGACCGCCAGGACGTGGCCGAGATCACCAAGCAGCTGCCTCCCGTGGTGCCTGTCAGCAAGCCCGGCACCCTTCGTCGCTCCCTGTCTCGCTCCATGtctcaggaagcacagagaggctga
- the PNMT gene encoding phenylethanolamine N-methyltransferase gives MSGTDGSQAAGAVPDSDPGLAAVASAYQRFEPRAYLCNNYAPPRGDLSCPDGVGPWKLRCLAQTFATGEVSGCTLIDIGSGPTIYQLLSACAHFEDITLTDFLEVNRQELRLWLREEPGAFDWSVYSQHVCLIEGKGESWQEKERQLRARVKRILPIDVHQPQPLGAGGLAPLPADALVSAFCLEAVSPDLASFQQALDHITTLLRPGGHLLLIGALEESWYLAGEATLAVVPVREEEVREALVRSGYEVRDLRTYTMPAHLRTGVDDVKGIFFTWAQKKVGV, from the exons ATGAGCGGGACAGACGGGAGTCAGGCGGCGGGCGCGGTGCCTGACTCAGACCCGGGCCTGGCGGCGGTCGCCTCGGCCTACCAGCGCTTTGAGCCCCGCGCCTACCTCTGCAACAACTACGCGCCCCCGAGGGGGGACCTGAGCTGCCCCGACGGCGTCGGGCCTTGGAAGCTGCGCTGCTTGGCTCAGACCTTCGCCACCG GTGAGGTGTCTGGCTGCACCCTCATTGACATCGGTTCAGGCCCCACTATATACCAGCTGCTCAGCGCCTGTGCCCACTTTGAGGACATCACCCTGACAGATTTCCTGGAGGTGAACCGCCAGGAGCTGAGGCTCTGGCTGCGAGAAGAGCCTGGGGCTTTCGACTGGAGTGTGTACAGCCAGCATGTCTGTCTCATCGAGGGCAAGGG ggaatcctggcaggAGAAGGAGCGCCAGCTGCGAGCCAGGGTAAAGAGGATCCTGCCCATCGAtgtgcaccagccccagcccctgggcGCTGGAGGCCTGGCACCCCTGCCTGCCGATGCCCTGGTCTCTGCCTTCTGCCTGGAGGCTGTGAGTCCAGACCTGGCCAGCTTCCAGCAGGCCCTGGATCATATCACCACACTGCTGAGGCCTGGGGGGCACCTCCTCCTCATCGGGGCCCTGGAGGAGTCATGGTACCTGGCTGGGGAGGCCACGCTGGCAGTGGTGCCCGTACGCgaggaggaggtgagggaggcCCTGGTGCGGAGCGGCTATGAGGTGCGGGATCTGCGCACCTACACCATGCCTGCCCACCTTCGGACGGGTGTAGACGATGTCAAGGGCATCTTCTTCACCTGGGCCCAGAAGAAGGTGGGGGTGTGA
- the PGAP3 gene encoding post-GPI attachment to proteins factor 3 isoform X1 yields the protein MAGRTARLVLLAGAAALASGSQGDREPVYRDCVLRCEERNCSGGALKHFRSRQPIYMSLAGWTCRDDCKYECMWVTVGLYLQEGHKVPQFHGKWPFSRFLCFQEPASAVASFLNGLASLVMLCRYRTSVPASSPMYPTCVAFAWVSLNAWFWSTVFHTRDTDLTEKMDYFCASTVILHSIYLCCVRTVGLQRPAVASAFRALLLLMLTAHVSYLSLIRFDYGYNMAANVAIGLLNAAWWLAWCLRNQRLPHVHKCVAVVLLLQGLSLLELLDFPPLFWVLDAHAIWHISTIPVHVLFFSFLEDDSLYLLKESEAKVKLD from the exons ATGGCCGGGCGGACTGCGCGGCTGGTACTGCTGGCTGGAGCAGCCGCGCTAGCAAGCGGCTCCCAGGGCGACCGCGAGCCAGTGTACCGCGACTGCGTGCTTCGGTGCGAAGAGCGGAACTGCTCGGGGGGTGCACTGAAGCACTTCCGCTCCCGCCAGCCAATCTACATGAGTCTAGCAG GTTGGACCTGTCGGGACGACTGTAAGTATGAGTGTATGTGGGTCACCGTTGGCCTCTACCTCCAGGAAGGTCACAAAGTGCCTCAGTTCCATGGCAAG TGGCCCTTCTCCCGGTTCCTGTGCTTCCAAGAGCCAGCTTCTGCTGTGGCCTCTTTCCTCAATGGCCTAGCCAGCCTGGTGATGCTCTGTCGCTACCGCACCTCCGTGCCAGCCTCCTCCCCTATGTACCCCACCTGCGTGGCCTTTGCTTGG GTCTCCCTCAATGCTTGGTTCTGGTCCACAGTCTTCCACACCAGGGACACCGACCTCACAGAG AAAATGGACTACTTCTGTGCCTCCACTGTCATCCTGCACTCCATCTATCTGTGCTGTGTCAG GACCGTGGGGCTGCAGCGCCCGGCCGTGGCCAGTGCCTTCCGGGCCCTCCTGCTGCTCATGCTGACGGCGCACGTCTCCTACCTGAGTCTCATCCGCTTCGACTACGGCTACAACATGGCGGCTAACGTGGCGATCG GCCTGCTGAACGCGGCGTGGTGGCTGGCCTGGTGCCTGCGGAACCAGCGGCTGCCGCATGTGCACAAGTGCGTGGCGGTGGTCCTGCTGCTGCAGGGGCTGTCCCTGCTCGAGCTGCTGGACTTCCCGCCTCTCTTCTGGGTCCTGGATGCCCACGCCATCTGGCACATCAGCACCATCCCGGTTCACGTCCTCTTCTTCAG CTTCCTGGAAGATGACAGCCTCTACCTGCTGAAGGAGTCAGAGGCCAAGGTCAAGCTGGACTGA
- the PGAP3 gene encoding post-GPI attachment to proteins factor 3 isoform X2 — protein MAGRTARLVLLAGAAALASGSQGDREPVYRDCVLRCEERNCSGGALKHFRSRQPIYMSLAGWTCRDDCKYECMWVTVGLYLQEGHKVPQFHGKVSLNAWFWSTVFHTRDTDLTEKMDYFCASTVILHSIYLCCVRTVGLQRPAVASAFRALLLLMLTAHVSYLSLIRFDYGYNMAANVAIGLLNAAWWLAWCLRNQRLPHVHKCVAVVLLLQGLSLLELLDFPPLFWVLDAHAIWHISTIPVHVLFFSFLEDDSLYLLKESEAKVKLD, from the exons ATGGCCGGGCGGACTGCGCGGCTGGTACTGCTGGCTGGAGCAGCCGCGCTAGCAAGCGGCTCCCAGGGCGACCGCGAGCCAGTGTACCGCGACTGCGTGCTTCGGTGCGAAGAGCGGAACTGCTCGGGGGGTGCACTGAAGCACTTCCGCTCCCGCCAGCCAATCTACATGAGTCTAGCAG GTTGGACCTGTCGGGACGACTGTAAGTATGAGTGTATGTGGGTCACCGTTGGCCTCTACCTCCAGGAAGGTCACAAAGTGCCTCAGTTCCATGGCAAG GTCTCCCTCAATGCTTGGTTCTGGTCCACAGTCTTCCACACCAGGGACACCGACCTCACAGAG AAAATGGACTACTTCTGTGCCTCCACTGTCATCCTGCACTCCATCTATCTGTGCTGTGTCAG GACCGTGGGGCTGCAGCGCCCGGCCGTGGCCAGTGCCTTCCGGGCCCTCCTGCTGCTCATGCTGACGGCGCACGTCTCCTACCTGAGTCTCATCCGCTTCGACTACGGCTACAACATGGCGGCTAACGTGGCGATCG GCCTGCTGAACGCGGCGTGGTGGCTGGCCTGGTGCCTGCGGAACCAGCGGCTGCCGCATGTGCACAAGTGCGTGGCGGTGGTCCTGCTGCTGCAGGGGCTGTCCCTGCTCGAGCTGCTGGACTTCCCGCCTCTCTTCTGGGTCCTGGATGCCCACGCCATCTGGCACATCAGCACCATCCCGGTTCACGTCCTCTTCTTCAG CTTCCTGGAAGATGACAGCCTCTACCTGCTGAAGGAGTCAGAGGCCAAGGTCAAGCTGGACTGA
- the PGAP3 gene encoding post-GPI attachment to proteins factor 3 isoform X3, producing MAGRTARLVLLAGAAALASGSQGDREPVYRDCVLRCEERNCSGGALKHFRSRQPIYMSLAGWTCRDDCKYECMWVTVGLYLQEGHKVPQFHGKWPFSRFLCFQEPASAVASFLNGLASLVMLCRYRTSVPASSPMYPTCVAFAWVSLNAWFWSTVFHTRDTDLTET from the exons ATGGCCGGGCGGACTGCGCGGCTGGTACTGCTGGCTGGAGCAGCCGCGCTAGCAAGCGGCTCCCAGGGCGACCGCGAGCCAGTGTACCGCGACTGCGTGCTTCGGTGCGAAGAGCGGAACTGCTCGGGGGGTGCACTGAAGCACTTCCGCTCCCGCCAGCCAATCTACATGAGTCTAGCAG GTTGGACCTGTCGGGACGACTGTAAGTATGAGTGTATGTGGGTCACCGTTGGCCTCTACCTCCAGGAAGGTCACAAAGTGCCTCAGTTCCATGGCAAG TGGCCCTTCTCCCGGTTCCTGTGCTTCCAAGAGCCAGCTTCTGCTGTGGCCTCTTTCCTCAATGGCCTAGCCAGCCTGGTGATGCTCTGTCGCTACCGCACCTCCGTGCCAGCCTCCTCCCCTATGTACCCCACCTGCGTGGCCTTTGCTTGG GTCTCCCTCAATGCTTGGTTCTGGTCCACAGTCTTCCACACCAGGGACACCGACCTCACAGAG ACATAA